The Corynebacterium sp. SCR221107 genome includes the window TAGCCAAGTGATGGGGTGACACAGGTTGGTAGCCAAGCCACTTATTGGATTGTGGTGTAAGCGTGTGGCCCGTGATATAGGTAAATCCGTATCACATATAAGGGTAAGGCGTGATGCGTACCCATTGTTGGGGATGTTGGTGATCCTATACTGTCGAGAAAAGCCTCTAGCGAGTGTGTACATGGCCCGTACCCATAACCGACACAGGTGGTCAGGTAGAGAATACTAAGGCGTTCGGGTGAACTGTGGTTAAGGAACTCGGCAAAATGCCCCCGTAACTTCGGGAGAAGGGGGACCACTGCTGGTGACAGACTGATTGAGCTGGTGGTGGTCGCAGAGAATAGAGGGAAGCGACTGTTTATTAAAAACACAGGTCCGTGCGAAAACGTGGAAGTTGATGTATACGGACTGACGCCTGCCCGGTGCTGGAAGGTTAAGAGGACCTGTTAGCACACCCTTGCGGTGCGCGAAGCGGAGAATTTAAGCCCCAGTAAACGGCGGTGGTAACTATAACCATCCTAAGGTAGCGAAATTCCTTGTCGGGTAAGTTCCGACCTGCACGAATGGCGTAACGACTTCCCTGCTGTCTCAACCACAGGCCCGGTGAAATTGCAGTACGAGTAAAGATGCTCGTTACGCGCGGCAGGACGAAAAGACCCCGGGACCTTCACTATAGCTTGGTATTGGTGTTTGGTTCGGTTTGTGTAGGATAGGTGGGAGACGTTGATGCATCATCGCTAGGTGGTGTGGAGTCGCAAGTTGAAATACCACTCTGATCGGATTGAGCACCTCAACCTTGGCCCATGATCTGGGTTGGGGACAGTGCCTGGTGGGTAGTTTAACTGGGGCGGTTGCCTCCTAAAATGTAACGGAGGCGCCCAAAGGTTCCCTCAGCCTGGTTGGCAATCAGGTGTTGAGTGTAAGTGCACAAGGGAGCTTGACTGTGAGAGTGACAACTCAAGCAGGTACGAAAGTAGGGACTAGTGATCCGGCACCTACGTGTGGAAGTGGTGTCGCTCAACGGATAAAAGGTACCCCGGGGATAACAGGCTGATCTTCCCCAAGAGTCCATATCGACGGGATGGTTTGGCACCTCGATGTCGGCTCGTCGCATCCTGGGGCTGGAGTAGGTCCCAAGGGTTGGGCTGTTCGCCCATTAAAGCGGCACGCGAGCTGGGTTTAGAACGTCGTGAGACAGTTCGGTCTCTATCCGCCGCGCGCGTTGAAACTTGAAGAAGGCTGTCCCTAGTACGAGAGGACCGGGACGGACGTACCTCTAGTGTGCCAGTTGTTACGCCAGTAGCAGCGCTGGTTGGCTACGTACGGAAGGGATAACCGCTGAAAGCATCTAAGCGGGAAGCCTGTTCTAAGATGAGGTTTCACTCGAGGTACCCCACAGACTATGGGGTTGATAGGCCAGAGTTGGAAGCATCGCAAGATGTGCAGACGACTGGTACTAATTTACCAACAAACAACAAACATCCTGCTAAAAACAAAACAACAACAAAAACACCGCGTCCACTATGCAGTATCTAACACAACACCAACACCAACAAACAACCTATAGTTCCAACAACACGTGTCGGTGGTCATAGCATTGGGGACACGCCCGGTCCCATTCCGAACCCGGAAGCTAAGCCCAATCACGCTGATGGTACTGCACCCGGGAGGGTGTGGGAGAGTAAGTCACCGCCGACACTAAAACTTCAAAAAAGCAAAAAAAGGGCCCCCACCGAACACAACTCGGTGAGGGCCCTTTTTTTCGCATACCCACCCGCACACCCCCCAGCCAAAAATGCAAGCCCAAGAATCAACCACGTAAACGTTGTTGACCCCTCCCAACTTCCACAACCCACGACTTATCCACCCCAGGCACCAACAAACCCACCTAGACCCACAACACCATGGTGACCGGTGACTTGAAACCCTCGGAAAGCAAACACCCCACTACCAAACATCCCCAGCACAAAACTCAACATCGACGTGTGACTCGGGCGGTGATGGTCGTGCCGTCTGCGCGGCAATCGGTGCGTAGCTAGGGTGGGTTTTCTTAGTCGAGTCTTCGGGCGCCGAATTTTCTCAAAACCAAGATGATGATCGCCAGCAAGATGATTACTGCGGCGATGATGCCACCGATGAGTGCGGCTTTGTTTCCGTTTCCGCTGTCTTCCTCCGGGAGAGCAGTGGTGTTTTCTGCGCTTGTGGTGGGCAGGGCGGAGGCAGTTGTCGCACGCGGTGCGGAGGCGTACGTCGGTCCGACGATCTTATCGCCAGCTACCTCGGTGGTGAGCACATAGCGAACCGGTGTGGCGCGGTCATCGAGCTGTCCTAGGACCGGGGCCAAGGATACGATGACGTACTGATCGCCGCCGAGATAGTTGCTTCGGGTGTCAAGGTTTCCACCCATGCGGTTGGAGTAGACGATGGGGCCGGGGGTGGCGATGTTTAAGGTTGCGTTCGGTTCCGCGGCGGTGGCGGCGTAGGAGTTGGAATTTACACGGATCGGCTCGCGGTTGGGGTTGCTCATCCGAAGCGAAAGCTTTGGCATGTAGTCATTGCTGCCCTCGGGGGCCGTGAGGGGGCGGTCAATTGCGACCGTGGCGTTGACTCGCAATGTTTGGCCGTAATCGGCGGGTACCTTGAAGAAATGAGCCTCACCGGGGACGATGTCTGCCACCACGGCGCCTGGACTGAGCGCTCGTGCGCCCGCGAAACTCAAACCCGGCCTCGACCGGTATGGGTTCGGCTGCCTGCGCTAATGGCGGTTGCTCCACGGGGGCGGTTTCCGTGGGAGTGTCCCCATTGTCGGTGACGTCGGGCTCGATGCTAGCCAGCAGTTCCAGGGGCAAGGCCTGATCAGCGAAGGAGCTTCCCTCGCGAGTAACCCCAACGAGCAGGTCGCCGCTGGTATTTTTCTCGTCCCAACAGCCGTTGTTATCCCGGTCTTTGTGCATCCTGCCAGTGGAGTAAGTAGCGGTAGGTGGGCTGAGGTAAATGTCTTGCCCAACCGCCTGCGCCTCGCGGTGATCCGAGACGCTGCCTTCGGCGACTAGGCTGCAGACCTCGCCCTCGGGGGACATGAGCCCACGCGAAGTCGAAGGAGATCAAGTTTGTCGACGGGGCTGGCTGCTTCCTGGGGAACGATCACCGAGGCGGCGACGTGAAGCCGTTCGCCATCGTCGAGGTGGACCCGATACCACCGGTATGTCTCTTCGTTGGCTTGTTCGGCGGAGTCGAGGGCTATGAATTCACTCGTACCGGTGGAGCGGATCGCATCCACATACTGTCCAGGTTCAATGGAGACTGCATCCTGCCACGTCAAGCCGCCGCTCACCGGTGTACCCTGCACGTCATAAGCGGAGATACCCCGGGTGACTTGGGTCTTGAGCTGCTGTGTAAGGGTTGCAGCATCGCCGGCGTCGGCGTAGGTTCCGCCAGTGGCGGCCGCGATGCATTGCAGCTCGGCCCGTGCCTCATCATCGACTTTGAATCCGATGGTGTGCACCGTGACATCGAGGCCGGTGGCACGAAGCTGGCCTGCTACCTCGCAGGCTGGTGGTGGCGCGCAGGTGTCGATGCCGTCGGAGACGGGAACGATGGAGCCACGGCTGTCGGGCAGTTGTTCAGCAGCGACCTTCAAAGAGTTGCCAATGGGCGTGTAGCCGGAGGCGGTCACGGCGTCGATGCCTTGGCTGAGAGCCTCCACCGGGCCGGTCCTTGGGGCAGCGATGACCTTGATGTCCGCACAGCCAGCCTCACGCTCGTCGGCGACTTCCGGGACCGAGCTTCCGTATACGACGAGTCCGAGCGGGCTAGCGGCGCCGACACTAGCGAAGACATCGCGGGCGGCGCTCTTGGCGGCCTCCATGCGGGTGGTTCCAAGGGCATCGGCGTTTGCCATAGAACCGGAGGCATCGAGAACAATCATCGTCGGAGCTTGAGCCGGGGCCTGCGGGGTGGCTTGCGAGACCGGAGCGAGGATCGTGGCTGCGCCGCAGAGCATCATGAGGGCGACGAGAAGCCGAACACGAACAAAATTCAGTCGATCAAACATGAGCGACTCCTTCTCAGGGGCAAATTAACTTTCATTCAAGCACGGAAGCGGAATCGGTTCTACCTTGTTGTTGAAACTGTTGCGTGGGCTTGCTTTTGTGCTTTTCGACGCCTACGGTTCATGCGCCCTGTGCGGTAGAGCACCGCGAGAACGGTGAGGATCGGCCAGCCGAAAAGCTGCCCGCCACGCTCCCGCCCCGCGTGACCTCGTGAAACGCCGGGTAAGTCGGGTAAGTCAGGCACGCCTAGACGATGAGCGCGCATTCCAGTGCCCACATGCGTGCCGATGCAACCGGCACGCATCTGGGCAGTATGCCCGTGGTTGAGAATGCTCACCTTCTGCTACCTGCGAGGGGGTGAGGGAAGGGCGTCGTCTAAGGTGAAAACGCCAGTGGCGAGGTGCGCACTGGTCGCGACGATAACCGCGGCATTTCCGCCTGCGGGGTCCAAAGATGAAGACTCGGTCCGAGGGTTGTGTACAATTGCTTTTTCTGCGCGACACTCTCACAACCACATACGAGGAAGATCCATGCGAAAAGTAGCCCAGATCCTGATAAGCGTTGCGTTTGCGGCCGCCAGCGTAGCGTCGGTAAGCACCGGCCTAGCAAGCGCGCAGACGAGCTCCGACACGAGCTCTGAGGTGGCTTTCGACGCTTCCTCGCAGGCGCTGCTCGCCTGGTCGCAACAGCCGAACGTAGGCACGGATCTCAACAACTTTTACGCGTTGATACACACGGCGACCCCGTGGAAGCAGTTCCCGCTGTGGAACCTGTGGGGCGAGCAAACACAGTACACGCCCGACAAAGAGCAGGATTTTGCGCAGCCGCGTCTGATTAAGCGGGAAAAAGACGAGCGCTTCGACGTCGAGCGTTTGTGGATCGAGTCGCCGGCTATGCGTCGCGTGGTTCAGGTTCAGGTGCAGTACCCCAAAGATCGTACGACACCTGCGCCGATGCTGTATTTGCTCGACGGGGTTTCCGCGCCGGTGCAGTCCGGCTGGCTGCGCAAGGGTGATGTCCAGGGGGCGCTCGCCAACGAGCATGTCACCGCCATCATGCCGGTGGAGGCCGGAGGAACTAACTACACCGACTGGAACGAGACCGATCCCTACCTGGGACGATCCATGTGGGAGACCTTCCTCATCAAGGAGCTGCCCGTGGTTGTGGAGGATTCCGCGACGGGAATCGCCTTCAACGGGGAGCGCTACATTGGTGGGCTGTCGATGGGTGGTTCGGCCGCGGTGCGGCTGGCCAACCTGTACCCCGAGCGCTTCGTGGGAACTTTTTCTGTGTCCGGATGTTATTCGCCGGTCAGTACCTCCGGACGTGAGCTGTTTAACCTCGCTCCGCGTGCGACGGGCGGTAACCCGGACCTCATGTGGGGCCGCGATATCACCCCGCAGCGCATCCGCAACGATGTCGTCGCTAACCCGGCGGGTATAGCGGGCATGCGCACCTATATCTATTCGGCCACGGGAGCCGCCACGCAGGCGGATGTTGATTCAGCGCGCGAAGAGGGGCTTCAGGAGCTATTCGGAAACATCGTATTAGAGAAGATGGTGTATACCTGCACCCGCGAGCTCGAGGACTCGTTGGTTTCCAAGGGGCTGATGAGCGGCAATGTCACCTTTGATTATCACGAGGTGGGCGTGCATAGCTGGCCCTATTACAAGCAGCAGCTGCCCGTGGCGTGGGCACATGTCAGCCAGGGGCGCTACACCTATCGTTAAAGGCTGTGTGAGTGCGCCATGCCGCGTTTCAACCTGCCGGCTTTGCGCATCGTTGTTGCTTTCCGACGTTCACCGCGCCGCAGTCGTCGTGGCCTCTGTCGACGCCTTCGCCGCCAAGGAGTCGATGTCTGGCATTCTTATGGCATGACGATACAATCTTTATCCCCCGTGCGCTTGACGCTGACCAAGCACCACCACGCCTGCGTGTCCATTCGTGGCGTTGACGCGGAGGGTATCGAAACGAACCTCCTGTGTGATCCGGGCTCTTTGGGGCCGGAAGTTAGCCTTGATGGCGTCGATGCCATCCTTATCACCCACGATCACCCCGATCATGTGCGCCCGTCCCAGCTTGCCCAAGCGTTGGAGGCCGGGATCCCGCTGTGGTTGCCGGCCGACGCCGCAAACCGCTTGGTGCTGGAAGGCGAGCTGGTTCATGTGGCCGAGACCGGCCAGCGCCTGAGAATCGGCGTGTTGGATGTCGAAGTATTCGGCGACGTGCATGCCCGCATACATCCGGTACATTCTGGGCCGCTCAACCGCGGCTACCTTGTTGCCGACAAGGTTTTGGTGACCGGCGACGAGCATGTGGACGTCGGCAAGCGGACAGTGGAATGCCTAGTAACGCCGATGGACGCGCCGTGGCTGCGGTCTGTCGACCTCATGGACTATGTGGCAGCGATTCGGCCGGATGTGGTCATTGGCATCCACGATGGGCTGCTCAATGCCGACGGGCTCGCGATCGCCACGAACATCCTGCGCGGCTTGGAAACTCACGGGCTTGTGCGCGAGGCCGTGCGCCTTGAGGTGGGCGAGAGCCGAGAGCTGGGGGCAGGTGCGTGAGCGAAAGCCACGCGGTGTGAGTGATCGCCGTTACTTTTTCTACCCCCGCCGCCGCGGAACCTGCGGCCTTCGACCTTGGGGCAGTGGGGTAAATGGCGTTCACCGAAGTGTTTCTCCTTGAAAACAACCGAGCGCGCTCGGCAGAATGTGAGCCAAGACACCACAAAGTAAGGGCGGTGGGCAAGGTCACTGAATCGCTGCCGCCGCGCACAATCAAGGAGGCACACATGCGACACATCACCCACTTCATCGGCGGCGAACTGACCGGCGAGAGCGCACGTCACGGCGACGTCTACAACCCCGCAACTGGCCAGGTCCAGGCGCATGTCTCCCTGGCTTCCAAGCAAGAAGTCGATGCCTGCATCGACAACGCCCGCCAGGCGCAGGTCGCGTGGGGCGCGATGAACCCGCAGCGCCGCATCCGCATCATCAACAAATGGATGCAGCTCATCCAGGAAAACAGCGACGAGCTGGCACGCACCATCACCCTCGAGCACGGCAAGACCTTCGACGATGCCCACGGCGACATTGCCCGCGGCACCGACGTCCTTGAGTTCGCCCTCGGCGCCCCGCACCAGCTCAAGGGCGAGTACTCCACCAACGTCGGCGGTGGCATCGACACCTACTCCATGCGCCAGCCGCTCGGCGTGGTTGCCGGCATTACCCCCTTCAACTTCCCGGCTATGATCCCGCTGTGGAAGGCGGGCCCGGCGCTGGCTGCGGGCAACGCGTTCGTGCTCAAGCCCTCCGAGCGCGACCCCTCGGTCCCGGTTCGACTCGCGGAACTGTTTGTGGAGGCGGGCGGCCCGGCGGGCGTCTTCAACGTGATTAACGGCGACAAGGAGGCCGTGGACGCGATCCTCGATTCGACGGTGATCAAGGCCGTCGGCTTCGTCGGCTCCACCCCGATCGCGCAGTACATCTATGAGCGCTGCGCCGCCACCGGCAAGCGCGCCCAGTGCTTCGGCGGTGCGAAGAACCACGTCATCGTCATGCCGGACGCCAACATCGATGCGGCAGCAGACGCCATCGTCGGCGCTGCCTACGGCTCGGCCGGCGAGCGCTGCATGGCGCTGTCGGTGGCAGTTCCGGTCGGGGAGGAGACCGCGGATCGCCTGCGCGACGCAGTGGCCGCCCGCATCGCTGACCTCAGCGTGGGGCACGGCTTGGAGAAGGGCGTTGACTACGGCCCGCTGGTTGCCCAGTCCGCGCTCGACCGCGTCAACGGGCTCATCGAGGAGGGCGTACAGGCAGGCGCCGAGATCATCGTCGACGGCCGCGGACTTGACCTGTCCGACCGCGAGTTCGAGGGCGAGGCGCTCGGCGGCTACTTCATCGGCCCGACCTTATTCGATAAGGTCACCCCGGAGATGTCCATCTACACCGAGGAGATCTTCGGCCCGGTCCTGGTGATGGTCCGCGCGAACTCCTTCGAGGAGGCCCTGCGCCTGCCCAACGAGCATGCCTACGGCAACGGTGTCGCCATCTTTACCGAAAACGGCGGCGCCGCCCGCGAGTTCGCCGCCCGCGTGGAGGTGGGCATGGTGGGTATCAACGTGCCGATTCCGGTGCCGATCGCCTACTTCACCTTCGGCGGGTGGAAGGCCTCCGCCTTCGGCGACCTCAACCAGCACGGCCCGGATGCGTTCCGCTTCTACACCAAGACCAAGACCGTGACCTCCCGCTGGCCCGATGGTGCCGAGTCCACCGCGGACTTCACCATGCCGGTGATGAAGTAACTGGTTCAGGGGAATCGGGTTCGCAGAAACTCATTGGAAGGAGAAAACGCATGAAGATCGCATTCATCGGCCTGGGAAACATGGGCGGCCCGATGGCAGCCAACCTGGTCAAGAACGGCTTCGAGGTCGCAGGCTTCGACGTGGCTGAGCCCGCCAAGGAGGCAGCCCGCGCGGCAGGCATTAACGTCTGCGACACCGTGGCCGAGGCCGCACGCGGCGCAGACGTGGTCATGACGATGCTGCCTAACGACGCCTTGGTGCGCGGCGTCATCGCCGAGGCGCGACCCGAGGTCGCGGAGGGGACAACGTTCATCGACTCCTCCACCATCGCGGTCGACGCCGCCCGCGAGATCGGCGCGGAGCTGACCGACGCTGGCTTCCGCTTCATCGACGCTCCGGTCTCCGGCGGCATCTTCGGCGCCCAGGAGGGCACGCTCGCCTTCATGGTCGCTGGCGACGAGGCCACCTTCAGCGAGCACCGCTCGCTCTTCGAGGCCATGGGCCGCTCCATCACCTACTGCGGCGAGCTCGGCAACGGCCAGGCGGTCAAGGCCTGCAACAACATGATCCTGGCCATCCAGCAGGTCGCCCTGTCCGAGGCGATGGTCATGTCTGAGCGCCTGGGCGTGGACCCGCAGGTGTTCTTCGACGTGGTCTCCAACGCCACCGGGTCGAGCTGGTCGCTGACTAAGAACTGCCCGGTACCTGGTCCGGTCCCGACCTCACCGGCGAACAACGACTTCAAGCCGGGGTTTGCCACCGCGCTCATGCTCAAGGACCTGCGCCTAGCGATGCAGGCGGCTGAGTCCACCAAGACCGCGACCGTGCTGGGCCGCATCGTGGCCGACCAGTACGAGAAGCTGGCCGCCGACGGGCACGGCGGGGAGGACTTCTCCGTCATCATCAACGAGGTGCGCGGGGCCTAGGCTCTTTGCCTCGTGTGGCGTAGCACCTTGTTGCGTGTGGTGTATCTCCTCACTCCGTGTGGCGTAGCACCTTGTTGCGTGTGGTGTATCTCCTCACTCCGTGTGGCGTAGCACCTTGTTGCGTGTGGCGTAGCGTTCACCGCTACGCCACACCGTCGACGATCTGCTGAAACAGCCCCGCGTAGTAGTCGAGCAGCTGCTTGCGCGGGTAGTCGCGGAAGTTGGGATCCCCCACGCGACGCATCATCGACAAACCAATAATCAGCGACAGCGCCGCCTGGGCCCTGATCTGCGGATGCGGGTTCGGCTGCGGCGCCTCGCTCTCAATGCGGTCGACGAGGACCTCCTTGAGGTCCTCCTGGATCTTCTTGCCGACGGACTTGAGAGAGTTCTCGTCGCCGCTTCCAATCACGAGGGTGCGCACGGTCGAGTACGGCGCATCCGCGGGCGCGGTGAGCGTTTCGTACACCGCTGTGTACCCCAGCTCGGAAAACTGCCCCGAGAACAGCCGTCGCGCCGATTCCTTGAAGTCGATCGTCTGGCCGAATAAGCACTCCTTGTTGATGAAGTACTTGATCACAAGGGCGCTGGAGACGCCGGCTTCCTCCGCGATGTCCTTGATCGTCACCTGCGAGAACGAGCGCTGGCTAAACAACCGGCGCGAGCACTCGAGGATCAGCTCACGGGTCGATCGTGACGACGAACCTGGATCAGAAGTCATGCTGAAATACTAGCCAAGTTGATAAAGGAGTACCCATGGCACTCGCACTGGCGGGGATCTTCATCTCCCTCGCCTTCCTCATCGTCATGGCCTACCGCGGGCACTCCGTGGTGGTCGTCGCCCCCGTGGCCGCCGCGATCGCGGTGCTGTTCTCCGGCGCCCCGCAGCTTGCCACCTACACCCAGATCTTCATGCCAGCGCTGGGCAAGTTCCTCACGAACTACTTCCCGCTGTTCCTCACCGGCGCCATCTTCGGCCACCTCATGACGGTCAGCGGGCTCGCGCAGAAGCTGGCCCGGGGTATCTCCGCGCTGTTTGGCCCGAAGCAGGCGATGATGTCCACCGTGATCGCGACGGCGCTTTTGACCTACGGCGGCGTGAGCGCCTGGGTGGTGGTGTTCACCATCATGCCGATCGCCATGGAGTTGTTCCGCCAGGCAGACATCCCGCGGCGCCTCATGCCGGGCACCGTCGCTTTCGGAACCATCACCTTCGCGCTGGCGGCGCTGCCGGGCAGCCCGCAGATCCACAACGCGATCCCGACGAAGTACTTCGGCACCAATACCTACGCGGCGCCGGTGTTCGGCCTCATCTCCGCTGCGCTCATGTTCCTCATCGGCATGCTGTGGCTCAACTACCGCGTGCGCTCGCTCAACAAGGCTGGCGTGGGCTTTGCCACCGATTCCGCCGACGTCGACTCCCACCGCGAGGAGATCGCCGAGCACGTGCTGGCCACCGAGGCGGGCCTGGCTGGCGGCAGCGCCGCGGGTGCCACGCCTGAGGACATCTTCCAGGGCGACCACTCGAAGGGCTCGCACTCCGTTGCCGTCGAAGGTCTCCTAGGCCTCATCCCGATCCTCGTGGTCGTGGCCGTCAACTTCTCCTTCGTCTACGGCTTCTCCAAGTGGCTCGACTTCAGCTACCTCGCCGACGAGAAGTACGGCGCCACGAGCATCAAGGCCCTGCTGGGAACGTGGTCGGTGACGCTCGCGCTCATCGTCGCGATCATCGTCATCATCCTCATGCACCCGAAGGACATCAAAAAGCATCTAGGCGAGCTGTCCGAAGGCGCCAAGACCGGCATCCTGCCGGCCTTCACCACGGCCTCCGAGGTCGGCTACGGCGCGGTCATCGCCTCCCTCGCGGTGTTCTCCGTGCTGCGCGACGGCGTGTTCGGCGTCTCCGACAACCCGCTCATCGTGGGTGTCGTCTCCACCGGCGTCATCTCCGGCATCACCGGTTCCTCGTCGGGCGGCCTGTCCATCACGATGCAGGCCTTCGGCGACCAGCTCGCCCAGATGGCGCACGACAGCGGCATGAACGTCGAGCTGCTCCACCGCGTGATCGCCATGGCGTCGGTAAGCTTCGACTCGCTGCCGCACAACGGCGCGGTGCTGACGATGCTGTTGGTCTGCGACATGACCCACCGCCAGTCCTACAAGGACGTCGCGGTGCTGACCATCGTGGTGCCGCTGGTGGCGCTGGCAATCATGCTGGCCGTGCACGGCGTGATCCCGGGGCTGGTCTAGGACCGCACAAGGGGAAGGGGCAGCACCCAGGTGCTGCCCCTTCGCCTGTTTTATAGCTCCGCGATCGCCTCCAGCGGCCTCGTCTTCGCCGCGCTTCGCGCTGGCCACAGCGCCGCGATGAGGCCCACCACGCCAGCCGCGAGCACCGTGAGCCCCACCTGCAGCCAGGGCACGGTCACGTGGCCCAAGCCGGTGTCCGCGAGCGTCTTGATAAACGCCCAACCCATGCCGAGCCCGATGAGCGAGCCCAGCACCGCGCCGTAGAGCGCGATGACGATCGCCTCCAGGTGGATCATGCGGGTGATCTGCGCGCGCTGGAAGCCCACCGCGCGCAGCATGCCGATCTCGGCGCGGCGCTCGGACACCGACAGCGCGAGCGTGTTGATGATGCCCAGGATCGCGATGATCACGGCCAGCGCCAGGAGGGCGTAGAGCACGTTGAGGATCGTGGAGATCTGCTTACCGATCTGGCCCTTTAAATCCTCACGATCGAGAACCTGAACGACGAGGTCGTCCGCGACGGCATCCTCCAGCGCGCTGCGCATCGCCGGGCTCGTGTCACCGTTGGTGTACACCATGAGGCTCAAAAGCTGAAGGTCGTTCTCGCTGACCAGCTCGAGCGCGGACTGCTTGGACAACACGTACGGGCCGATCGTCTGGTTGTCCTCGTAGACGCCCACCACCGGGACATCGACGGAGCGCCCGGCGAAGTTCCACACGGGCACCGTGCTTCCCACCGGGTGATCGACGGCCTTGCTCTTGGAAAGCAGCACTCCCTCGCGCCCGGTGAGGTCGTCGCTGCCGTCGGGCAGGGACACGTTGACGGCCTCGCTCACCCTGCCGTCGATCACGCCGCCCATATCGGTCATGGGCGAGCTCGGATCAGGCGGGGTGAGCACCGACACCGGGGCCAGGAGCAGCGAGACCGTGTGGTCGACGCCCTCGACCTCGCCGATCCGCTCCGGCACGTCCTGCGGCAGCGACATCCCCATGTCCTGCGGGGCGGTGACCATGTAGTCCGCGGTAAACGTCTTGTCCACCAACTCGTTGACCTGGTCGCGCATGCTGGCGCCCATCATGCCGATCGAGGCGACCAGCATGAGCCCCAGCATGAGCGCGAACGAGGTCGCTGCGGTCCGTCGCGGGTTGCGGCGCGAGTTGGTCGCTGCGAGCTTGCCGACGGCGCCAAACGGCCAGCCGACCACCCGGCCGATGGAGCCGACGAACGGGATCGACATCGCAGGTCCCGCGAACCACACGCCGAGTACCACAGCGAGCGCGCCCACGCCCACGG containing:
- a CDS encoding vWA domain-containing protein; protein product: MFDRLNFVRVRLLVALMMLCGAATILAPVSQATPQAPAQAPTMIVLDASGSMANADALGTTRMEAAKSAARDVFASVGAASPLGLVVYGSSVPEVADEREAGCADIKVIAAPRTGPVEALSQGIDAVTASGYTPIGNSLKVAAEQLPDSRGSIVPVSDGIDTCAPPPACEVAGQLRATGLDVTVHTIGFKVDDEARAELQCIAAATGGTYADAGDAATLTQQLKTQVTRGISAYDVQGTPVSGGLTWQDAVSIEPGQYVDAIRSTGTSEFIALDSAEQANEETYRWYRVHLDDGERLHVAASVIVPQEAASPVDKLDLLRLRVGSCPPRARSAA
- a CDS encoding alpha/beta hydrolase; this encodes MRKVAQILISVAFAAASVASVSTGLASAQTSSDTSSEVAFDASSQALLAWSQQPNVGTDLNNFYALIHTATPWKQFPLWNLWGEQTQYTPDKEQDFAQPRLIKREKDERFDVERLWIESPAMRRVVQVQVQYPKDRTTPAPMLYLLDGVSAPVQSGWLRKGDVQGALANEHVTAIMPVEAGGTNYTDWNETDPYLGRSMWETFLIKELPVVVEDSATGIAFNGERYIGGLSMGGSAAVRLANLYPERFVGTFSVSGCYSPVSTSGRELFNLAPRATGGNPDLMWGRDITPQRIRNDVVANPAGIAGMRTYIYSATGAATQADVDSAREEGLQELFGNIVLEKMVYTCTRELEDSLVSKGLMSGNVTFDYHEVGVHSWPYYKQQLPVAWAHVSQGRYTYR
- a CDS encoding MBL fold metallo-hydrolase, encoding MTIQSLSPVRLTLTKHHHACVSIRGVDAEGIETNLLCDPGSLGPEVSLDGVDAILITHDHPDHVRPSQLAQALEAGIPLWLPADAANRLVLEGELVHVAETGQRLRIGVLDVEVFGDVHARIHPVHSGPLNRGYLVADKVLVTGDEHVDVGKRTVECLVTPMDAPWLRSVDLMDYVAAIRPDVVIGIHDGLLNADGLAIATNILRGLETHGLVREAVRLEVGESRELGAGA
- a CDS encoding CoA-acylating methylmalonate-semialdehyde dehydrogenase; amino-acid sequence: MRHITHFIGGELTGESARHGDVYNPATGQVQAHVSLASKQEVDACIDNARQAQVAWGAMNPQRRIRIINKWMQLIQENSDELARTITLEHGKTFDDAHGDIARGTDVLEFALGAPHQLKGEYSTNVGGGIDTYSMRQPLGVVAGITPFNFPAMIPLWKAGPALAAGNAFVLKPSERDPSVPVRLAELFVEAGGPAGVFNVINGDKEAVDAILDSTVIKAVGFVGSTPIAQYIYERCAATGKRAQCFGGAKNHVIVMPDANIDAAADAIVGAAYGSAGERCMALSVAVPVGEETADRLRDAVAARIADLSVGHGLEKGVDYGPLVAQSALDRVNGLIEEGVQAGAEIIVDGRGLDLSDREFEGEALGGYFIGPTLFDKVTPEMSIYTEEIFGPVLVMVRANSFEEALRLPNEHAYGNGVAIFTENGGAAREFAARVEVGMVGINVPIPVPIAYFTFGGWKASAFGDLNQHGPDAFRFYTKTKTVTSRWPDGAESTADFTMPVMK
- the mmsB gene encoding 3-hydroxyisobutyrate dehydrogenase; amino-acid sequence: MARWCRVHRGLHHAGDEVTGSGESGSQKLIGRRKRMKIAFIGLGNMGGPMAANLVKNGFEVAGFDVAEPAKEAARAAGINVCDTVAEAARGADVVMTMLPNDALVRGVIAEARPEVAEGTTFIDSSTIAVDAAREIGAELTDAGFRFIDAPVSGGIFGAQEGTLAFMVAGDEATFSEHRSLFEAMGRSITYCGELGNGQAVKACNNMILAIQQVALSEAMVMSERLGVDPQVFFDVVSNATGSSWSLTKNCPVPGPVPTSPANNDFKPGFATALMLKDLRLAMQAAESTKTATVLGRIVADQYEKLAADGHGGEDFSVIINEVRGA
- a CDS encoding TetR/AcrR family transcriptional regulator → MTSDPGSSSRSTRELILECSRRLFSQRSFSQVTIKDIAEEAGVSSALVIKYFINKECLFGQTIDFKESARRLFSGQFSELGYTAVYETLTAPADAPYSTVRTLVIGSGDENSLKSVGKKIQEDLKEVLVDRIESEAPQPNPHPQIRAQAALSLIIGLSMMRRVGDPNFRDYPRKQLLDYYAGLFQQIVDGVA
- a CDS encoding GntP family permease encodes the protein MALALAGIFISLAFLIVMAYRGHSVVVVAPVAAAIAVLFSGAPQLATYTQIFMPALGKFLTNYFPLFLTGAIFGHLMTVSGLAQKLARGISALFGPKQAMMSTVIATALLTYGGVSAWVVVFTIMPIAMELFRQADIPRRLMPGTVAFGTITFALAALPGSPQIHNAIPTKYFGTNTYAAPVFGLISAALMFLIGMLWLNYRVRSLNKAGVGFATDSADVDSHREEIAEHVLATEAGLAGGSAAGATPEDIFQGDHSKGSHSVAVEGLLGLIPILVVVAVNFSFVYGFSKWLDFSYLADEKYGATSIKALLGTWSVTLALIVAIIVIILMHPKDIKKHLGELSEGAKTGILPAFTTASEVGYGAVIASLAVFSVLRDGVFGVSDNPLIVGVVSTGVISGITGSSSGGLSITMQAFGDQLAQMAHDSGMNVELLHRVIAMASVSFDSLPHNGAVLTMLLVCDMTHRQSYKDVAVLTIVVPLVALAIMLAVHGVIPGLV